A section of the Pseudomonas fluorescens genome encodes:
- a CDS encoding LysR family transcriptional regulator, whose protein sequence is MRVNLDIQSLRSFIKVGETKSFTRAAEALSLTQPAISQQIKRLEDLLGVELFAREKRKVLLTLEGEKLFSHAKDIVVCNDKVGCLFEKVEKRETIIVGMPEHFCERVLPKIISSMATHFPAIQMVVKVARSGLLLDAVSEGKIDLCLVMDELKKMHERPWHTLSVRWFAGDRADVIDKSYDVPLALFKPPCGFRSLAIRSLEECGIKWHCVYESEDLMSLRSAVQAGVGITLLPFVAQVSGLKSLEGISSLPVLPRFAVVPKERAGWNPVYRREVLELIRSVWISEYANASL, encoded by the coding sequence ATGAGAGTCAATCTTGATATTCAGTCGTTGCGAAGCTTTATCAAAGTAGGCGAAACTAAAAGTTTTACGCGCGCGGCCGAAGCTTTAAGTCTGACTCAGCCTGCTATTAGTCAGCAGATCAAACGGCTAGAAGATTTATTGGGAGTGGAGTTGTTTGCAAGGGAAAAGCGAAAGGTATTGTTAACGCTGGAGGGGGAAAAGCTTTTCAGTCATGCCAAGGATATTGTTGTTTGTAACGATAAGGTCGGTTGCTTGTTTGAAAAGGTTGAAAAGAGAGAAACGATCATAGTGGGTATGCCAGAACATTTTTGTGAGAGGGTGCTCCCAAAGATTATTTCCAGCATGGCTACTCACTTTCCAGCAATACAGATGGTGGTGAAGGTCGCTAGGTCTGGTTTGCTATTGGATGCGGTAAGTGAGGGCAAGATCGACCTATGCCTAGTGATGGATGAGCTAAAAAAAATGCATGAGCGGCCTTGGCATACATTATCGGTCAGGTGGTTTGCTGGCGATCGCGCTGACGTGATTGATAAGTCATATGATGTTCCGCTCGCTTTGTTCAAGCCGCCGTGTGGGTTTCGCAGTCTGGCGATTCGGAGTCTGGAGGAGTGCGGTATCAAATGGCATTGCGTTTATGAGTCGGAAGACTTGATGTCTCTGCGGTCTGCGGTGCAGGCGGGAGTAGGTATTACATTGCTGCCTTTTGTCGCACAAGTGTCGGGTTTAAAGAGTCTCGAAGGCATTTCCAGTTTGCCGGTGTTACCTCGGTTTGCTGTGGTGCCTAAAGAGCGAGCGGGTTGGAATCCTGTTTACAGGCGTGAGGTGCTTGAATTGATTCGCTCTGTATGGATTTCAGAGTATGCCAATGCTTCCTTGTGA
- a CDS encoding IS5 family transposase — MKQMSFADAEYAGKRKQTRRERFLIEMDQVVPWKGLIALIEPHYPKGEGGRPAYPLMAMLRVHLMQNWFGYSDPAMEESLYETTILRQFAGLHLDRIPDETTILNFRRLLEKHELAGGILQVINGYLGDRGLLLRQGTVVDATIIHAPSSTKNKDGKRDPEMHQTKKGNQYYFGMKSHIGVDVESGLVHSVVGTAANVADVTQVDQLLHGEETYVSGDAGYTGVEKRAEHQHRQMIWSIAARPSSYKKHAKKSLIGRMRRKIEYAKAQVRAKVEHPFRVIKRQFGYTKVRFRGLVKNTAQQTTLFALSNLWMMRKRLLNAGEVRL, encoded by the coding sequence ATGAAGCAAATGTCTTTCGCTGATGCCGAGTACGCAGGCAAACGTAAGCAGACCCGCCGTGAGCGTTTCCTGATTGAGATGGATCAGGTCGTGCCCTGGAAAGGCCTGATTGCGTTGATCGAGCCGCATTATCCGAAGGGTGAAGGCGGTCGTCCGGCGTATCCGTTGATGGCCATGCTGCGGGTTCATCTGATGCAAAACTGGTTCGGCTACAGCGATCCGGCGATGGAAGAGTCCCTCTACGAAACCACGATTCTGCGCCAGTTTGCCGGGCTGCATTTGGATCGGATTCCGGATGAAACCACGATCCTCAACTTCCGCCGGCTGTTGGAAAAACATGAGCTGGCCGGTGGGATTTTGCAGGTCATCAACGGCTATTTGGGCGACCGAGGTTTGCTGCTGCGTCAGGGAACTGTGGTCGATGCGACGATCATTCATGCGCCCAGTTCGACCAAGAACAAGGACGGTAAACGCGACCCCGAAATGCACCAGACAAAGAAAGGAAATCAGTACTATTTCGGGATGAAATCGCACATCGGTGTCGATGTTGAATCCGGTCTGGTACATAGCGTGGTGGGCACGGCGGCGAATGTGGCGGACGTGACTCAGGTCGATCAGTTGCTGCATGGCGAGGAAACTTACGTCTCTGGCGATGCCGGTTACACCGGCGTGGAGAAGCGTGCGGAGCATCAACATCGCCAGATGATCTGGTCGATCGCAGCGCGCCCCAGCAGCTATAAGAAGCATGCAAAAAAGAGCCTGATCGGTCGCATGCGCCGCAAAATCGAATACGCGAAAGCTCAAGTCCGGGCCAAGGTTGAGCATCCATTCAGGGTGATCAAGCGCCAGTTTGGTTATACGAAAGTCCGCTTCCGAGGCTTGGTGAAAAACACCGCGCAGCAGACCACACTGTTTGCCTTATCGAACCTGTGGATGATGCGAAAACGACTGTTGAATGCAGGCGAGGTGCGCCTGTGA
- a CDS encoding FAD/NAD(P)-binding protein: protein MSASVITVIGGGASSVSFIYAILNGLGRYGCHSNVSIFLVDKQSQCGRGLAYSEDCSTNILNTRAEIISPFPDQSGHFYNWLLANREVWEDDFPDIELCPQAFLPRPLFGLYLAHMIQFLVKKAVGLGCQLIPVHDEVVSMSFSHDGRVVVLTKGNLSFPSDHVVLSCGNARSLEYRHLAGAEGFFSSPYPIKRTCRLIQKQASVAIVGSRLSAIDAVIGLTANGHEGSITLHSRTGALPSVRGTQGRYKPTILTPETVREGLK from the coding sequence ATGTCTGCTAGCGTAATTACGGTGATTGGTGGTGGCGCTTCAAGTGTCTCTTTTATCTACGCGATTTTAAATGGCCTAGGGAGATATGGCTGCCATTCGAATGTATCGATATTTTTGGTGGATAAGCAATCTCAATGTGGTCGAGGTCTTGCCTATTCTGAAGATTGCAGCACAAATATTTTAAATACGCGAGCGGAAATCATTTCGCCTTTCCCTGATCAGTCCGGACATTTCTATAACTGGTTATTGGCTAACCGTGAGGTTTGGGAGGATGATTTTCCTGATATTGAGCTATGCCCGCAGGCATTTCTGCCGCGGCCCTTGTTTGGGTTATATCTTGCGCACATGATTCAGTTTCTAGTAAAAAAAGCTGTGGGGCTCGGTTGCCAATTGATTCCAGTCCATGACGAGGTTGTAAGCATGAGTTTCTCGCATGACGGGAGAGTCGTGGTTTTAACAAAGGGTAATCTATCGTTCCCCAGCGATCATGTAGTGTTGAGTTGTGGTAACGCGCGAAGTCTGGAGTACCGACACCTAGCTGGTGCTGAAGGTTTCTTCTCCAGCCCTTATCCTATCAAGCGTACATGCCGGCTGATTCAAAAGCAGGCGAGTGTTGCAATTGTCGGTTCAAGATTGAGTGCTATCGATGCGGTGATCGGGCTTACTGCTAATGGCCATGAGGGATCGATTACGCTGCACTCACGCACGGGAGCCCTGCCTAGCGTCAGAGGGACTCAAGGGCGCTATAAACCGACGATACTGACGCCGGAAACCGTTAGGGAAGGTCTGAAGTAA
- a CDS encoding acyl CoA:acetate/3-ketoacid CoA transferase: protein MKVINEQQAAELIEDGWTIIPGGFGSCGHPDGLTRAISERFKREGRPRKLGLLFASASGDLDERGVDVLAQSGLVAKVIGGFWGLIPRLGIMARLGEIEAHNWPQGVISQLFRAIAAKKPGVISNVGLNTFVDPDYEGACLNLRGARTLVQKIAINGELTLFYPGIKVDCALLRGTFCDPLGNISMEREVSHSDALAQAMAVKNCGGIVIVQVESLVGLHEIEPQDVKVPGLLVDYVTVSRPDEHPQTYGVAYNSAFTRPGMVGSSDSSISCAERIIAKRALQEIRREDARVINLGIGIPVVVAQVAEELGCAESMSFTIESGVIGGRPATGLSFGASYRPVSIIEQAALFDFYEGGGIDVACLGFAEMDSFGNVNVSRFGSKLQGAGGFINISQSARCIIFCGTFTAVGLVVSVSEGEVRIIREGRINKFVRQVSHLTFNGGYSQSLGQRVVFVTERAVFALKDGVVYLEEIAPGISIEQDIMPFIEGGFVVSSSCRSMSEDIFSF, encoded by the coding sequence ATGAAAGTTATCAACGAACAGCAAGCGGCAGAGTTGATTGAAGATGGATGGACAATTATTCCAGGAGGGTTTGGTAGTTGCGGGCATCCTGATGGACTTACTCGAGCAATCAGTGAACGTTTCAAGCGGGAGGGGCGGCCTCGTAAACTTGGTCTGCTCTTCGCTTCTGCTTCTGGAGATCTCGACGAAAGGGGGGTGGATGTTCTGGCCCAGAGTGGGCTGGTGGCCAAAGTAATTGGAGGGTTCTGGGGACTTATCCCGCGACTGGGAATTATGGCGCGCCTAGGAGAGATAGAGGCTCATAACTGGCCGCAGGGGGTGATCAGTCAGTTATTCCGTGCGATCGCGGCGAAGAAGCCTGGCGTGATCTCAAATGTTGGCCTCAATACTTTCGTTGATCCTGATTATGAGGGGGCATGCTTAAACCTGCGGGGCGCGCGTACGCTCGTTCAGAAGATAGCCATTAATGGAGAGCTGACGCTTTTTTACCCGGGGATTAAGGTTGATTGTGCGTTATTAAGAGGGACATTTTGTGACCCTTTGGGGAATATTTCGATGGAGCGGGAAGTGTCTCATAGTGACGCACTTGCGCAGGCAATGGCAGTCAAAAATTGTGGTGGAATAGTGATTGTGCAGGTTGAGAGTTTAGTGGGGTTGCATGAGATTGAACCACAGGATGTGAAGGTGCCCGGGCTATTGGTGGACTATGTGACAGTGTCGCGCCCTGATGAGCATCCTCAAACTTACGGTGTTGCCTATAATTCAGCGTTCACACGTCCGGGAATGGTCGGTTCTAGTGACAGTTCTATTTCATGCGCGGAGAGAATTATTGCTAAAAGGGCTCTGCAGGAGATCCGACGCGAAGATGCCCGGGTAATTAATCTTGGTATTGGTATACCGGTAGTCGTTGCTCAGGTGGCTGAAGAGTTGGGGTGTGCGGAGTCGATGAGCTTTACTATTGAGTCCGGCGTTATAGGTGGTAGGCCAGCAACTGGATTGTCATTTGGGGCCAGCTATCGTCCAGTCAGTATTATTGAACAGGCAGCTTTGTTTGATTTTTACGAGGGTGGCGGGATTGATGTGGCGTGCTTGGGCTTTGCCGAAATGGACAGCTTCGGCAATGTCAATGTCTCGCGGTTCGGTAGTAAGTTGCAAGGTGCTGGTGGATTTATAAATATCTCCCAGTCGGCTCGATGTATTATTTTTTGTGGAACTTTTACAGCGGTAGGGTTGGTCGTGAGCGTAAGTGAAGGGGAAGTCCGTATAATCAGGGAAGGCCGTATAAATAAATTTGTACGTCAGGTCTCGCATTTGACTTTTAACGGTGGCTATTCTCAATCGTTGGGTCAAAGAGTTGTATTTGTCACGGAGCGTGCGGTTTTTGCATTGAAAGATGGGGTGGTCTATCTGGAGGAGATTGCTCCAGGTATAAGTATCGAGCAGGATATTATGCCGTTCATAGAGGGTGGGTTTGTAGTGTCTAGCAGCTGCAGGTCTATGTCGGAGGACATATTTTCATTTTAA
- a CDS encoding cupin domain-containing protein, with product MFKNEIADKKSYIDEICRSGGGLHVDDIDCLNFEPYEVDGRKGVSIFYLYDARDNVQGSVAALVRYDGGALTPRHKHLGWELVLVVDGELLDDRGRHTVGTLQIYPPGSTHQLSSVRGCTFLVVWEQPVQPASCQDSEATA from the coding sequence ATGTTTAAGAACGAAATTGCTGATAAAAAATCATATATCGATGAAATTTGCCGGTCTGGAGGTGGGCTACACGTTGATGATATTGATTGTCTGAATTTTGAACCTTATGAAGTGGATGGGCGCAAGGGTGTTTCAATATTTTATCTTTATGATGCGCGGGATAATGTGCAAGGGTCAGTTGCCGCATTGGTTCGTTATGACGGCGGAGCTCTAACACCAAGGCATAAGCATCTGGGATGGGAGTTAGTGTTGGTGGTCGATGGTGAACTACTTGATGATAGAGGGCGACATACGGTAGGGACGCTGCAAATTTATCCGCCTGGCTCTACTCACCAACTTTCTTCTGTTAGGGGTTGTACGTTTCTAGTTGTTTGGGAGCAGCCAGTTCAGCCCGCCTCATGTCAGGATTCAGAGGCCACAGCATGA
- a CDS encoding DMT family transporter: MNPIAHKSYEVRLTSPLPIAFILLWSSGYIGGAFGVRYGEPFTMTFYRFALAALVFLGVAFAIKAEWPRRLTPYLHAAAVGLLLQALQFGGLYTGISQGVPAGQAALIVGLMPVFVVIGAYFCLGEQLSWRDLPGSILGVGGVVIVVGSSFFGSEASIGGYGAVGLALIGITLGTLYQKRFLSGVNLWVGCFIQMVTASLVMLLLAYTTETMQVTQWVPFAVSVAWITVMNSVGALTLLYLMIRRGEASKATNLFHVIPAVTQIMASLVLGEVPSVVAIVGFIVSGVGVYLMNHSRAK, encoded by the coding sequence ATGAACCCAATTGCCCATAAAAGCTACGAAGTACGCCTTACATCGCCGCTGCCCATTGCCTTCATCCTATTGTGGAGTTCCGGCTACATCGGTGGTGCGTTCGGTGTGCGTTATGGCGAGCCCTTCACCATGACGTTCTATCGGTTTGCCTTGGCTGCCCTGGTGTTCCTGGGAGTGGCATTCGCCATCAAGGCTGAGTGGCCCAGGCGACTTACACCTTACCTTCATGCGGCAGCGGTGGGTTTGCTCTTGCAGGCTCTGCAATTTGGCGGCCTATACACCGGGATAAGTCAGGGCGTTCCGGCTGGGCAAGCTGCGCTGATTGTCGGGTTGATGCCCGTATTCGTTGTGATCGGCGCTTACTTCTGTTTAGGCGAGCAATTGAGCTGGCGCGACTTGCCAGGCTCGATCCTGGGCGTGGGCGGAGTGGTCATTGTGGTCGGCAGCAGTTTTTTTGGTTCAGAAGCATCAATCGGCGGTTATGGCGCGGTGGGGCTGGCGCTGATAGGCATAACCCTTGGCACGCTTTATCAGAAACGTTTCCTCAGCGGCGTCAACCTGTGGGTAGGCTGTTTCATTCAGATGGTCACCGCATCGCTGGTCATGTTGCTGCTGGCCTATACCACCGAGACCATGCAGGTGACGCAGTGGGTGCCCTTCGCTGTTTCGGTGGCGTGGATCACTGTGATGAACTCAGTCGGTGCGCTGACGCTGCTGTACCTGATGATTCGGCGGGGTGAGGCGAGTAAGGCGACGAACTTATTTCATGTTATTCCGGCTGTCACGCAGATCATGGCGTCATTGGTGTTGGGTGAAGTGCCGAGTGTGGTTGCGATTGTGGGATTTATTGTGTCGGGGGTGGGGGTTTATTTGATGAATCATTCGAGAGCAAAGTAA
- a CDS encoding NUDIX hydrolase yields MTWQPHITVATIVEDNGRFLMVEELKDGRAVLNQPAGHLDPHETLAEAAVRETLEETGWDVEATGVVGIYLYTAASNGVTYQRVCFIAKALKHRPDYQLDEGIIRARWLTRDELMAVRDDWRSELIIRCIDDYLAGQHHSLELIRPSL; encoded by the coding sequence ATGACCTGGCAACCCCACATCACCGTCGCCACCATCGTCGAAGACAACGGCCGCTTCCTGATGGTCGAAGAGCTCAAGGACGGTCGCGCCGTGCTCAACCAGCCCGCTGGCCACCTCGACCCCCACGAAACCCTGGCCGAAGCCGCTGTACGCGAAACCCTCGAAGAAACCGGCTGGGACGTGGAGGCCACCGGCGTCGTCGGCATCTACCTGTACACGGCTGCCAGCAATGGCGTGACCTATCAGCGGGTCTGCTTCATCGCCAAGGCCCTGAAACACCGCCCGGACTATCAACTCGACGAAGGCATCATCCGTGCCCGCTGGCTGACCCGTGACGAGCTGATGGCCGTGCGCGACGACTGGCGCAGCGAGCTGATCATCCGCTGTATCGATGACTATTTGGCCGGCCAGCACCACAGTCTCGAGTTGATCCGCCCTTCTCTTTAG